From one Rhodamnia argentea isolate NSW1041297 chromosome 1, ASM2092103v1, whole genome shotgun sequence genomic stretch:
- the LOC125314593 gene encoding uncharacterized mitochondrial protein AtMg00860-like → MNRVFKEYLDHFVIVFIDDILVYSKSSENHEQHLRIVLKTLRMHQLFAKLGKCEFWLARVAFLGHVVSGEGIAVEPSKIETVMDRLRPTTVMEIRSFLGLAGYYRRFVEKFSTIASPMTKLLKKDVKSGLCFYATWKGSSVCISPLETPRVELSDARPGVGCGHVRPEDLEALSDRRKFSGVYRSLEPQVPVLSEKVKHEAASMDGTAQGL, encoded by the exons aTGAACAGAGTGTTTAAGGAATACTTGGATCACTTCGTTATAGTGTTTATAGACGATATCCTGGTGTATTCGAAGAGTTCCGAGAACCATGAACAACACTTGAGGATAGTGTTGAAGACTTTGAGAATGCATCAGCTTTTTGCCAAGCTCGGtaaatgtgagttttggttGGCTCGTGTGGCGTTCCTAGGCCACGTGGTTTCTGGTGAAGGAATTGCGGTGGAACCGTCTAAGATTGAGACAGTCATGGACCGGCTAAGACCGACGACAGTAATGGAGATCAGAAGCTTTTTGGGTTTGGCAGGCTATTATAGACGATTCGTGGAGAAGTTCTCAACTATAGCCTCGCCTATGACTAAAttgttgaagaaggatgtgaa GTCCGGGTTGTGTTTttatgcaacatggaagggtagtagcgTATGCATCTCGCCGCTTGAGACCCCACGAGTTGAACTCTCCGACGCACGACCCGGAGTTGGCTGCGGTCATGTTCGccctgaagatttggaggcattatctgatcggagaaagttttcagGTGTATACCGATCATTAGAGCCTCAAGTACCTGTTCTCTCAGAAAAAGTTAAACATGAGgcagcgtcgatggatggaacTGCTCAAGGATTGTGA